One genomic window of Streptococcus mitis includes the following:
- a CDS encoding DegV family protein, whose product MTKIKIVTDSSVTIEPELVKQLDITVVPLSVMIDNVVYSDADLKEEGKFLQLMQSSKNLPKTSQPPVGVFAEVFEDLCKDGSQILAIHMSHALSGTVEAARQGASLSTADVTVIDSSFTDQALKFQVVEAAKLAQEGKDMEEILTRIEEVKNHTELYIGVSTLENLVKGGRIGRVTGLLSSLLNIRVVMQMKDHELQPIVKGRGAKTFKKWLDELTSSLSGRSVAEIGISYSGSADWAKEMKESLQAYVEKPISVLETGSIIQTHTGENAWAILVRYHY is encoded by the coding sequence ATGACAAAAATTAAGATTGTAACAGATTCATCTGTTACTATTGAACCTGAACTAGTAAAACAATTAGATATCACTGTTGTTCCGTTATCTGTAATGATTGATAATGTTGTTTATTCTGATGCGGATTTGAAAGAAGAAGGTAAATTTCTTCAGTTGATGCAATCAAGTAAGAATCTTCCGAAAACAAGTCAGCCACCTGTAGGTGTCTTTGCTGAAGTTTTTGAAGACCTATGCAAAGATGGTAGCCAGATTCTTGCTATTCATATGTCTCACGCCCTTTCTGGCACTGTAGAAGCGGCACGTCAAGGTGCTAGCTTATCTACTGCCGATGTAACAGTTATTGATAGTTCCTTCACTGACCAAGCCCTGAAATTCCAAGTTGTTGAGGCTGCGAAGTTAGCACAAGAAGGCAAAGATATGGAGGAAATTTTAACTCGCATAGAAGAGGTTAAAAACCACACAGAACTCTATATTGGCGTTTCGACTTTGGAAAATCTTGTTAAAGGTGGACGAATAGGGCGTGTAACTGGATTGTTGAGCTCCCTTCTCAATATCCGTGTTGTCATGCAGATGAAAGACCATGAATTGCAGCCAATCGTTAAAGGTCGTGGAGCTAAGACCTTTAAAAAATGGTTGGATGAACTGACAAGTTCGCTTTCTGGACGTTCTGTAGCAGAGATTGGAATTTCATATTCTGGTAGTGCTGATTGGGCAAAAGAGATGAAAGAAAGTTTACAAGCTTATGTTGAAAAGCCAATTTCTGTTTTGGAAACAGGCTCTATTATTCAAACTCACACGGGTGAGAATGCTTGGGCTATTTTAGTACGTTACCATTACTAA
- a CDS encoding HU family DNA-binding protein: MANKQDLIAKVAEATELTKKDSAAAVEAVFAAVTEYLAAGEKVQLIGFGNFEVRERAARKGRNPQTGKEIKIAASKVPAFKAGKALKDAVK, from the coding sequence ATGGCAAACAAACAAGATTTGATCGCTAAAGTAGCAGAAGCTACAGAATTGACTAAGAAAGACTCAGCGGCAGCAGTTGAAGCTGTATTCGCAGCAGTAACTGAGTACCTTGCAGCTGGTGAAAAAGTTCAATTGATCGGTTTTGGTAACTTTGAAGTTCGTGAGCGTGCCGCACGTAAAGGTCGCAACCCACAAACTGGTAAAGAAATCAAAATTGCAGCTTCTAAAGTTCCAGCATTCAAAGCTGGTAAAGCTCTTAAAGACGCTGTTAAATAA
- the ccdA2 gene encoding thiol-disulfide oxidoreductase-associated membrane protein CcdA2 gives METIVFSISVFLAGILSFFSPCIFPLLPVYTGILLDDQESAKSFSLFGRKVSWSGLIRTLCFIAGISLIFFILGFGAGYFGNILYANWFRYTMGTIIIILGLHQMEIFHFKKLEVQKSFTFKKSEANRYWSAFLLGITFSFGWTPCIGPVLSSVLALAASGGNGAWQGAIYTLIYTLGMAIPFLILALASGVVMPYFSKIKRHMMLLKKIGGFLIILMGILLLLGQVNVLAGIFE, from the coding sequence TTGGAAACGATAGTATTTTCAATCTCCGTTTTTTTAGCAGGGATCTTGTCCTTCTTTTCCCCCTGCATTTTTCCTCTGTTACCTGTTTATACTGGAATTTTATTGGATGATCAGGAAAGTGCAAAAAGCTTTTCTTTGTTTGGGAGAAAGGTTTCCTGGTCAGGTCTGATTCGAACTCTTTGCTTTATCGCAGGTATCTCTCTCATTTTCTTTATTTTAGGCTTTGGTGCTGGTTACTTTGGTAATATTCTCTATGCCAATTGGTTTCGTTACACCATGGGAACAATTATTATCATTTTAGGCCTTCACCAGATGGAAATTTTTCATTTTAAGAAATTAGAGGTTCAAAAAAGCTTTACTTTTAAGAAATCAGAAGCCAATCGTTATTGGTCGGCCTTTTTACTCGGTATTACTTTTAGCTTTGGTTGGACGCCTTGTATTGGTCCAGTTTTAAGTTCTGTTTTAGCGCTTGCGGCTTCTGGAGGCAATGGTGCTTGGCAAGGTGCAATCTATACCTTAATTTACACTCTGGGGATGGCCATTCCTTTCTTGATCTTGGCCCTAGCTTCAGGAGTAGTGATGCCTTATTTTAGTAAAATTAAACGTCATATGATGCTACTGAAGAAAATTGGTGGTTTCCTCATTATTTTAATGGGAATTTTATTACTATTAGGACAAGTAAATGTTCTAGCTGGAATTTTTGAATAA
- the sdbB gene encoding thiol-disulfide oxidoreductase-associated lipoprotein SdbB: MKKVMFAGLSLLSLVVLMACGEEETKKTQAPQQSPKQQQQTTVQQIAVGKEAPDFTLQSMDGKEVKLSDYKGKKVYLKFWASWCGPCKKSMPELMELAAKPDRDFEILSVIAPGIQGEKTVEQFPQWFQDQGYKDIPVLYDTKATTFQAYQIRSIPTEYLIDSQGKIGKIQFGAISNADAEAAFKEMN, from the coding sequence ATGAAAAAAGTAATGTTTGCTGGCTTAAGCCTCTTGTCATTAGTCGTATTGATGGCCTGTGGTGAGGAAGAGACTAAAAAGACTCAAGCTCCACAACAATCCCCAAAACAACAGCAACAAACGACTGTACAACAAATTGCTGTTGGGAAAGAGGCTCCAGACTTCACCTTGCAATCTATGGATGGTAAAGAAGTTAAGTTATCTGATTATAAGGGGAAAAAAGTCTACTTGAAGTTTTGGGCTTCATGGTGTGGTCCATGTAAGAAAAGTATGCCTGAGTTGATGGAATTAGCGGCGAAACCAGATCGTGATTTTGAAATTCTTAGTGTCATTGCACCAGGAATTCAAGGTGAAAAAACTGTCGAGCAATTCCCACAATGGTTCCAAGATCAAGGATATAAAGATATCCCGGTTCTTTATGATACAAAAGCAACTACATTCCAAGCTTATCAAATTCGAAGTATTCCTACAGAATATCTAATTGATAGTCAAGGAAAGATTGGAAAGATTCAATTTGGTGCTATCAGCAACGCAGATGCAGAAGCAGCCTTTAAAGAAATGAACTAG
- a CDS encoding APC family permease yields MNIFRTKNVSLDKTEMHRHLKLWDLILLGIGAMVGTGVFTITGTAAATLAGPALVISIVISALCVGLSALFFAEFASRVPATGGAYSYLYAILGEFPAWLAGWLTMMEFMTAISGVASGWAAYFKGLLSQYGIALPQALNGTFNPQAGTFVDLLPILVLVLVTSLVLLNAKAALRFNSILVILKFSALALFILVGIWHIKLDNWSNFAPYGFGQIYGASTGIMAGASLMFFGFLGFESISMAVDEVKTPQKNIPRGIVLSLSIVTILYALVTLVLTGVVHYSHLNVDDAVAFALRSVGISWAANYVSLVAILTLITVCISMTYALSRMIYSLARDGLMPAAFKELTKTSKVPKNATILTGLASAVAAGMFPLASIAAFLNICTLAYLIMLAYGLIRLRKEKGMPKAGEFKTPLVPLLPILSIIICLSFMLQYNMETWIAFLVALLVGSIIYFTYGYKHSTIEE; encoded by the coding sequence ATGAATATATTTAGAACAAAAAATGTTAGTTTGGATAAAACGGAGATGCACAGGCATTTGAAGTTATGGGATTTGATTTTGCTGGGTATCGGAGCCATGGTAGGGACAGGTGTCTTTACAATAACAGGTACTGCAGCCGCAACTCTAGCGGGTCCAGCCCTAGTGATTTCAATCGTCATTTCTGCCTTGTGTGTAGGATTATCAGCCCTCTTTTTTGCAGAATTTGCTTCACGAGTACCCGCTACAGGTGGTGCCTACAGCTATCTCTATGCTATTTTAGGAGAATTCCCAGCTTGGTTGGCTGGTTGGTTAACCATGATGGAATTCATGACAGCCATATCTGGTGTGGCTTCGGGTTGGGCAGCTTATTTTAAAGGCTTGCTCTCTCAATATGGGATAGCCCTTCCTCAGGCTTTAAATGGTACCTTTAATCCTCAAGCAGGGACATTTGTTGATTTATTGCCTATTCTTGTCTTGGTATTGGTGACCTCACTTGTTTTACTCAATGCTAAAGCAGCATTACGTTTTAATTCTATTCTAGTGATTTTGAAATTTTCCGCTTTAGCTCTCTTTATTTTGGTGGGAATTTGGCATATCAAGCTTGATAATTGGAGCAATTTTGCTCCTTATGGTTTTGGACAAATCTATGGTGCTAGTACTGGTATTATGGCTGGTGCGTCCTTAATGTTCTTTGGATTTTTAGGCTTCGAATCCATCTCTATGGCTGTAGATGAGGTCAAGACTCCTCAAAAAAATATTCCTAGAGGGATTGTCTTATCGCTTTCTATCGTAACCATTCTTTATGCCTTGGTGACGCTTGTCTTAACTGGTGTGGTCCATTATAGCCATCTAAATGTCGACGATGCCGTTGCCTTTGCCCTTCGTAGCGTTGGGATCAGTTGGGCAGCCAACTATGTATCATTAGTTGCTATCTTAACCTTGATTACGGTTTGTATCTCAATGACTTATGCCCTATCTCGTATGATTTACAGTTTAGCGCGTGACGGATTGATGCCTGCCGCCTTTAAAGAATTAACAAAGACTAGCAAGGTACCAAAGAATGCTACTATCTTGACCGGTCTAGCTTCAGCAGTAGCAGCAGGAATGTTCCCTCTTGCTAGTATCGCAGCCTTCTTAAATATTTGTACCTTGGCCTACTTGATCATGCTGGCTTATGGTCTGATTCGCTTACGGAAAGAAAAAGGAATGCCCAAAGCTGGAGAATTTAAAACACCATTGGTACCTCTGTTACCGATTTTATCAATCATCATTTGTTTATCCTTTATGTTGCAGTATAATATGGAAACTTGGATTGCTTTCCTAGTTGCATTGTTAGTAGGAAGTATTATTTACTTTACTTATGGTTATAAGCATTCTACCATAGAAGAATAA
- the adcAII gene encoding zinc-binding lipoprotein AdcAII has protein sequence MKKQSLFLVLLSIFLLCLGACGQKESQTGKGMKIVTSFYPIYAMVKEVSGDLNDVRMIQSSSGIHSFEPSANDIAAIYDADVFVYHSHTLESWAGSLDPNLKKSKVKVLEASEGMTLDRVPGLEDVEAGDGVDEKTLYDPHTWLDPEKAGEEAQIIADKLSEVDSEHKETYQKNAETFIKKAQELTKKFQPKFEKATQKTFVTQHTAFSYLAKRFGLNQLGIAGISPEQEPSPRQLTEIQEFVKTYKVKTIFTESNASSKVAETLVKSTGVGLKTLNPLEADPQNDKTYLENLEENMSVLAEELK, from the coding sequence ATGAAAAAACAGAGTTTATTTTTAGTATTGTTAAGTATCTTTCTTTTGTGTTTAGGGGCTTGTGGCCAAAAGGAAAGTCAGACTGGGAAAGGGATGAAAATTGTGACCAGTTTTTATCCTATCTACGCTATGGTCAAGGAAGTATCTGGTGACTTGAATGATGTTCGGATGATTCAGTCAAGTAGTGGAATTCACTCCTTTGAACCTTCGGCAAATGATATCGCAGCTATCTATGATGCAGATGTCTTTGTTTACCATTCTCATACGCTCGAATCTTGGGCAGGAAGTCTAGATCCCAATCTTAAAAAATCCAAAGTGAAGGTTTTAGAGGCTTCAGAGGGAATGACTTTAGACCGCGTCCCAGGGCTAGAAGATGTGGAAGCAGGGGACGGAGTTGATGAAAAAACGCTCTATGATCCTCACACTTGGCTAGATCCTGAAAAAGCTGGTGAAGAAGCCCAGATTATCGCTGATAAACTTTCAGAGGTGGATAGTGAACATAAAGAAACTTATCAAAAAAATGCGGAAACCTTTATCAAAAAAGCTCAGGAACTAACTAAGAAATTCCAACCTAAATTTGAAAAGGCGACTCAGAAAACCTTTGTAACACAACATACAGCCTTTTCTTATCTAGCGAAGCGATTTGGACTCAATCAACTTGGTATTGCAGGTATCTCTCCAGAACAAGAACCAAGTCCAAGACAACTAACAGAAATTCAGGAATTTGTTAAAACCTATAAAGTTAAAACGATTTTTACAGAAAGTAACGCTTCTTCAAAAGTAGCTGAAACTCTTGTCAAATCAACAGGTGTGGGTCTTAAAACTCTGAATCCTTTAGAGGCAGACCCACAAAATGACAAGACTTATCTAGAAAATCTTGAAGAAAATATGAGTGTTTTAGCAGAAGAATTGAAATGA
- a CDS encoding pneumococcal-type histidine triad protein: MKINKKYVAGSVAVLALSVCSYELGRYQAGQVKKDSNRVAYIDGDQAGQKAENLTPDEVSKREGINAEQIVIKITDQGYVTSHGDHYHYYNGKVPYDAIISEELLMKDPNYQLKDSDIVNEIKGGYVIKVDGKYYVYLKDAAHADNIRTKEEIKRQKQEHSHNHNTSTDNAVAAARAQGRYTTDDGYIFNASDIIEDTGDAYIVPHGNHFHYIPKSDLSASELAAAQAFLSGKGSRLSTVEYRSSRGETRSNVRTSQSEAPQNPTTAPESQSEDLASLLQELYALPLSQRHVESDGLVFDPAQITKRTANGVAVPHGDHFHFIPYSQMSALEEKLARNLPIGGQPVQGHSDNTKPSSTDKPSSTPSSPIKPNFNLNTQAPNRGTGGAYTTDDGYVFSPTDVIEDTGDAFVVPHGNHFHYIPKSDLSAGELVAAQAYWNGKQGSHSATSSSKPSSNNPNPAPAQPSLTETPNLTVTPTYHQDQGEDIPTLLSELYAKPLSERHVESDGLVFDPAQIIKRTTNGVAVPHGDHYHFIPYSQMSPLEEKLARMIAVKGQNGNVLPSVTPLKPAPTTKPQAPAENKTTEFDVKQVVRKVGDGYIIEDKGVSRYVLAKDLAKDKIDTIENLLSKKTQETHALVAKKENVAPRDQEFYDKVYNLLAKAHKALSENKGRVSDFQALDKLAERLNDESSNKGKLVDDLLAFLAPITHPERLGKPNAQIAYTDDEIKLAKIAGKYTTEDGYIFDTRDITSDEGDAYVTPHMTHSHWIKKESLSEAERVAAQAYAKEKGLTPPSTENQGSGNTEVKGVEAIYNKVKAAKKIPLDHIPYNLQHTVEVKNGSLIIPHYDHYHNIKFGWFDEGLYEAPKGYSLEDLFATVKYYVEHPEERPHSDNGWGNASDLVRKNKADQDSKSDEDKEDRHESDESTRPESNEKENHTGSTPSVDNLYKPSTDEDETEEVSKDTTDEAEVPQVETEKVEAKLKEVEALLAKVTDASLKDNVTESLSGLRNNLSLQTMDNNGIMAEAEKLLALLKGSESVTTKPEA, translated from the coding sequence ATGAAAATCAATAAAAAATATGTGGCGGGTTCGGTGGCAGTTCTTGCCCTAAGTGTTTGTTCCTATGAACTTGGTCGTTACCAAGCTGGTCAAGTTAAGAAAGATTCTAATCGAGTAGCTTATATAGATGGTGATCAGGCTGGTCAAAAAGCAGAGAACTTGACACCAGATGAAGTCAGTAAGAGAGAGGGAATCAACGCAGAACAGATCGTCATCAAGATTACGGATCAAGGTTATGTGACCTCTCATGGAGACCATTATCACTACTATAATGGGAAGGTTCCTTATGATGCTATCATCAGTGAAGAACTCCTCATGAAAGATCCGAATTATCAGTTGAAGGATTCAGACATTGTCAATGAAATCAAGGGTGGCTATGTGATTAAGGTAGACGGGAAATACTATGTTTACCTTAAAGATGCGGCTCATGCGGACAATATTCGGACAAAAGAAGAGATTAAACGTCAGAAGCAGGAACATAGTCATAATCATAATACAAGTACTGATAATGCTGTTGCTGCAGCCAGAGCTCAGGGCCGTTATACAACGGACGATGGGTATATCTTCAATGCATCTGATATCATAGAAGATACGGGTGATGCTTATATTGTACCTCACGGCAATCACTTCCACTATATTCCGAAGAGTGACTTGTCTGCCAGTGAATTAGCTGCTGCCCAAGCCTTCTTATCTGGAAAAGGCAGTCGATTAAGTACGGTTGAATATCGTTCGAGCAGGGGAGAAACAAGATCTAATGTGAGAACGAGTCAATCTGAAGCTCCTCAAAATCCTACAACAGCTCCGGAGAGCCAAAGTGAGGATTTAGCTAGTCTTCTTCAAGAATTGTACGCTTTGCCACTTAGCCAACGTCATGTGGAGTCTGATGGATTAGTATTTGACCCAGCACAGATTACAAAACGTACAGCAAATGGTGTGGCAGTGCCTCACGGGGATCATTTCCATTTCATTCCTTATTCGCAAATGTCTGCCTTGGAAGAAAAATTGGCTCGAAATCTGCCAATTGGCGGTCAGCCAGTTCAAGGTCATTCTGATAATACGAAACCAAGCAGTACAGATAAACCAAGTTCAACACCAAGTTCACCGATTAAACCAAACTTTAATCTCAATACGCAGGCACCAAATCGAGGAACTGGGGGCGCTTATACAACGGATGATGGGTATGTCTTTAGTCCGACAGATGTGATTGAAGATACAGGTGACGCTTTTGTTGTACCGCATGGCAATCATTTCCACTATATACCTAAGAGTGATTTGTCAGCAGGAGAATTGGTTGCTGCCCAAGCTTATTGGAATGGTAAGCAGGGCTCACATTCTGCTACAAGCTCAAGTAAACCAAGTAGTAACAATCCAAATCCGGCTCCAGCCCAACCAAGTTTGACAGAGACTCCAAACTTGACTGTCACCCCAACTTATCATCAAGACCAAGGGGAAGATATCCCAACACTTTTAAGTGAATTGTATGCCAAACCTTTATCAGAACGACATGTGGAATCTGATGGCCTAGTCTTTGATCCGGCACAAATCATCAAACGTACAACTAACGGTGTCGCAGTGCCTCACGGAGACCATTATCACTTTATCCCTTACTCCCAAATGTCCCCTTTGGAAGAAAAATTAGCTCGTATGATAGCTGTCAAGGGACAAAATGGCAATGTTTTGCCAAGCGTCACTCCACTGAAGCCAGCGCCTACTACCAAACCTCAAGCGCCAGCGGAAAATAAAACGACTGAATTTGATGTCAAGCAGGTTGTTAGAAAAGTTGGCGACGGATATATTATAGAGGATAAGGGCGTTAGTCGTTATGTTCTTGCTAAAGATTTGGCCAAGGATAAGATTGATACTATTGAAAATCTCTTGTCTAAGAAAACTCAAGAGACACATGCGCTAGTTGCGAAGAAAGAAAATGTCGCTCCTCGTGACCAAGAATTTTATGATAAAGTATATAATTTATTGGCCAAGGCTCATAAAGCCTTATCTGAAAATAAAGGTCGCGTTTCTGATTTCCAAGCCCTAGACAAATTAGCGGAACGCTTGAACGATGAATCTTCTAATAAAGGAAAATTGGTAGATGATTTATTGGCATTCCTAGCACCAATTACCCATCCAGAGCGACTTGGCAAACCAAATGCTCAAATTGCTTATACAGACGATGAAATTAAATTAGCGAAAATAGCAGGCAAGTACACAACAGAAGATGGTTATATCTTTGACACTCGTGATATTACCAGTGATGAGGGAGATGCTTATGTAACTCCGCATATGACCCATAGTCATTGGATTAAGAAAGAGAGCTTGTCTGAAGCTGAAAGAGTGGCAGCTCAGGCTTATGCTAAAGAGAAAGGTTTGACACCTCCTTCAACAGAGAATCAGGGTTCAGGAAATACTGAGGTTAAAGGAGTAGAAGCAATCTATAATAAAGTGAAAGCAGCTAAGAAGATCCCACTTGATCATATTCCTTACAATCTACAACATACTGTTGAAGTTAAAAATGGTAGCTTAATTATACCTCATTACGACCATTACCATAACATTAAATTTGGTTGGTTTGATGAAGGACTCTATGAAGCACCTAAGGGTTATAGCCTGGAGGATCTCTTTGCGACTGTAAAATATTACGTTGAACATCCTGAAGAACGTCCTCACTCAGATAATGGTTGGGGAAATGCCAGCGACCTTGTTCGTAAAAATAAGGCAGACCAAGACAGTAAATCTGATGAAGATAAGGAAGATCGTCATGAATCAGACGAGTCAACTCGTCCTGAATCCAATGAAAAAGAAAATCATACAGGTTCAACCCCTTCAGTAGATAATCTTTATAAACCGAGCACTGATGAAGACGAGACAGAAGAAGTATCTAAAGATACAACAGACGAAGCTGAAGTACCTCAAGTAGAAACCGAAAAAGTAGAAGCCAAACTCAAAGAAGTAGAAGCTCTACTTGCTAAAGTAACGGATGCTAGTTTGAAAGACAATGTGACAGAGAGCCTATCTGGTTTACGAAATAATCTGAGTCTTCAAACCATGGATAATAATGGCATCATGGCAGAAGCAGAGAAACTACTTGCTTTGTTAAAAGGTAGTGAGTCAGTTACGACGAAACCAGAAGCATAA